Proteins encoded by one window of Mercenaria mercenaria strain notata chromosome 4, MADL_Memer_1, whole genome shotgun sequence:
- the LOC123550981 gene encoding E3 ubiquitin-protein ligase XIAP-like isoform X1 produces the protein MRALHFRYFFAKIENMLLFDRINEGRPMSPQYAVYAKRIESFQTWPEYSPVKKENPVEAGLVDTGAGDSVQCYFCGGGHGNGERYDSPVEEHAKCYPKCPYILLFKGQSYVEELSLVRNPDEFYPSEHIYFDKSFKMDRVGFVRNLVESVAAQSCLEMDFPKENVEQAIVIYCQRKGDLNFKAKDLCEILFEIEESRDQWAELIDDTPTPVLTRDFEDVDSLAQFDSLIGENHMCKMCMHYQEHLTLLAYHHLIRCPQCAPVLPSLQNFHMFR, from the exons ATGCGAGCGCttcatttcagatatttttttgcaaaaatagaaaacatgCTGCTATTTGATAGGATCAACGAAGGAAGACCAATGTCTCCCCAGTATGCCGTTTATGCAAAACGAATAGAATCTTTTCAGACTTGGCCAGAATATTCACCAGTGAAGAAAGAAAATCCTGTTGAAGCAGGATTGGTTGATACAG GAGCGGGTGACAGTGTGCAGTGTTATTTTTGTGGCGGCGGACACGGGAACGGGGAGCGATATGACAGTCCTGTGGAAGAACATGCTAAATGCTATCCCAAATGCCCATACATACTATTATTTAAGGGACAGTCATATGTTGAAGAACTTAGTCTTGTGAGAAACCCAGATGAATTCTATCCTTCAGAACAT ATATACTTTGACAAATCATTTAAGATGGATAGAGTTGGTTTTGTGAGAAACCTTGTAGAAAGTGTTGCTGCTCAAAGTTGTTTGGAAATGGATTTTCCGAAAGAAAATGTCGAACAGGCGATTGTCATTTATTGTCAAAGAAAGG GTGATCTCAACTTCAAAGCCAAGGATTTGTGTgagattttatttgaaattgaaGAAAGCCGGGACCAGTGGGCTGAATTAATAGATGATACACCTACTCCGGTACTGACGAGAGATTTTGAAGATGTGGATAGTCTAG cACAGTTTGACAGTTTGATAGGAGAGAATCATATGTGCAAGATGTGCATGCATTATCAAGAGCACCTGACATTGTTGGCGTATCATCATTTGATCAGATGCCCACAGTGTGCCCCAGTGCTTCCCAGTTTACAGAATTTTCATATGTTTCGGTGA
- the LOC123550981 gene encoding E3 ubiquitin-protein ligase XIAP-like isoform X2, with product MLLFDRINEGRPMSPQYAVYAKRIESFQTWPEYSPVKKENPVEAGLVDTGAGDSVQCYFCGGGHGNGERYDSPVEEHAKCYPKCPYILLFKGQSYVEELSLVRNPDEFYPSEHIYFDKSFKMDRVGFVRNLVESVAAQSCLEMDFPKENVEQAIVIYCQRKGDLNFKAKDLCEILFEIEESRDQWAELIDDTPTPVLTRDFEDVDSLAQFDSLIGENHMCKMCMHYQEHLTLLAYHHLIRCPQCAPVLPSLQNFHMFR from the exons atgCTGCTATTTGATAGGATCAACGAAGGAAGACCAATGTCTCCCCAGTATGCCGTTTATGCAAAACGAATAGAATCTTTTCAGACTTGGCCAGAATATTCACCAGTGAAGAAAGAAAATCCTGTTGAAGCAGGATTGGTTGATACAG GAGCGGGTGACAGTGTGCAGTGTTATTTTTGTGGCGGCGGACACGGGAACGGGGAGCGATATGACAGTCCTGTGGAAGAACATGCTAAATGCTATCCCAAATGCCCATACATACTATTATTTAAGGGACAGTCATATGTTGAAGAACTTAGTCTTGTGAGAAACCCAGATGAATTCTATCCTTCAGAACAT ATATACTTTGACAAATCATTTAAGATGGATAGAGTTGGTTTTGTGAGAAACCTTGTAGAAAGTGTTGCTGCTCAAAGTTGTTTGGAAATGGATTTTCCGAAAGAAAATGTCGAACAGGCGATTGTCATTTATTGTCAAAGAAAGG GTGATCTCAACTTCAAAGCCAAGGATTTGTGTgagattttatttgaaattgaaGAAAGCCGGGACCAGTGGGCTGAATTAATAGATGATACACCTACTCCGGTACTGACGAGAGATTTTGAAGATGTGGATAGTCTAG cACAGTTTGACAGTTTGATAGGAGAGAATCATATGTGCAAGATGTGCATGCATTATCAAGAGCACCTGACATTGTTGGCGTATCATCATTTGATCAGATGCCCACAGTGTGCCCCAGTGCTTCCCAGTTTACAGAATTTTCATATGTTTCGGTGA
- the LOC123550990 gene encoding E3 ubiquitin-protein ligase XIAP-like isoform X2 — protein MSGDVKLDSHHSTRPPPIALGINVEKAKFPQYAVYSKRLESFEAWQEYIPVDKIDLVDAGLVYTGVGDSVRCYFCGGGLRNWERGDVPMEEHAKWYPKCPHILLVKGQAYVEKLSRGEKPDVDVHFDTSAKPNLIDSIAAQSCIEIGYTDHMVQKSIDIYTNKYGKNDFKGKDLCEILFELEENPKATDDTDKEDQSQIAQVDSDTLNEDIENQRLKEDKMCKICLDSTADIIFLPCGHMVSCPQCAPALTKCPVCRKTVNGHIKAVFAKTSIS, from the exons ATGTCAGGAGACGTAAAACTTGACTCGCATCACTCAACACGCCCACCTCCTATTGCGCTTGGTATTAACGTTGAAAAGGCAAAATTTCCCCAGTATGCTGTCTATTCTAAACGTCTTGAATCATTTGAAGCTTGGCAAGAATACATCCCAGTTGACAAGATTGACCTCGTTGATGCAGGACTGGTATACACTG GTGTCGGTGACAGCGTGAGATGTTACTTCTGTGGAGGTGGATTGAGAAATTGGGAGCGTGGCGATGTTCCTATGGAAGAACATGCAAAATGGTACCCTAAATGTCCCCACATTCTACTGGTCAAAGGGCAAGCTTACGTAGAAAAACTCAGCCGTGGCGAAAAACCGGACGTAGAC GTACACTTTGACACATCTGCGAAACCAAATTTAATAGACAGTATAGCTGCACAAAGTTGTATAGAGATAGGCTACACAGATCATATGGTCCAAAAATCAATCGACATATACACCAACAAATATG GAAAAAACGACTTCAAAGGCAAAGATTTATGTGAAATACTTTTCGAATTAGAAGAAAACCCAAAAGCTACTGATGATACTGACAAAGAAGATCAAAGCCAAATTGCACAGGTTGATAGCGATACATTGAACGAAGATATAG AAAATCAAAGACTGAAGGAGGACAAGATGTGTAAAATATGTCTTGACAGCACAGCAGATATAATATTTCTGCCATGTGGTCACATGGTCAGCTGCCCACAGTGTGCTCCCGCCTTAACAAAGTGCCCAGTATGCAGAAAAACAGTGAATGGACATATTAAAGCCGTCTTTGCTAAGACAAGTATCAGCTGA
- the LOC123550990 gene encoding E3 ubiquitin-protein ligase XIAP-like isoform X1, with translation MSGDVKLDSHHSTRPPPIALGINVEKAKFPQYAVYSKRLESFEAWQEYIPVDKIDLVDAGLVYTGVGDSVRCYFCGGGLRNWERGDVPMEEHAKWYPKCPHILLVKGQAYVEKLSRGEKPDVDVHFDTSAKPNLIDSIAAQSCIEIGYTDHMVQKSIDIYTNKYGKNDFKGKDLCEILFELEENPKATDDTDKEDQSQIAQVDSDTLNEDIEPLETLLEENQRLKEDKMCKICLDSTADIIFLPCGHMVSCPQCAPALTKCPVCRKTVNGHIKAVFAKTSIS, from the exons ATGTCAGGAGACGTAAAACTTGACTCGCATCACTCAACACGCCCACCTCCTATTGCGCTTGGTATTAACGTTGAAAAGGCAAAATTTCCCCAGTATGCTGTCTATTCTAAACGTCTTGAATCATTTGAAGCTTGGCAAGAATACATCCCAGTTGACAAGATTGACCTCGTTGATGCAGGACTGGTATACACTG GTGTCGGTGACAGCGTGAGATGTTACTTCTGTGGAGGTGGATTGAGAAATTGGGAGCGTGGCGATGTTCCTATGGAAGAACATGCAAAATGGTACCCTAAATGTCCCCACATTCTACTGGTCAAAGGGCAAGCTTACGTAGAAAAACTCAGCCGTGGCGAAAAACCGGACGTAGAC GTACACTTTGACACATCTGCGAAACCAAATTTAATAGACAGTATAGCTGCACAAAGTTGTATAGAGATAGGCTACACAGATCATATGGTCCAAAAATCAATCGACATATACACCAACAAATATG GAAAAAACGACTTCAAAGGCAAAGATTTATGTGAAATACTTTTCGAATTAGAAGAAAACCCAAAAGCTACTGATGATACTGACAAAGAAGATCAAAGCCAAATTGCACAGGTTGATAGCGATACATTGAACGAAGATATAG aaCCACTTGAAACATTGCTTGAAGAAAATCAAAGACTGAAGGAGGACAAGATGTGTAAAATATGTCTTGACAGCACAGCAGATATAATATTTCTGCCATGTGGTCACATGGTCAGCTGCCCACAGTGTGCTCCCGCCTTAACAAAGTGCCCAGTATGCAGAAAAACAGTGAATGGACATATTAAAGCCGTCTTTGCTAAGACAAGTATCAGCTGA
- the LOC123550990 gene encoding baculoviral IAP repeat-containing protein 2-like isoform X3 → MSGDVKLDSHHSTRPPPIALGINVEKAKFPQYAVYSKRLESFEAWQEYIPVDKIDLVDAGLVYTGVGDSVRCYFCGGGLRNWERGDVPMEEHAKWYPKCPHILLVKGQAYVEKLSRGEKPDVDVHFDTSAKPNLIDSIAAQSCIEIGYTDHMVQKSIDIYTNKYGKNDFKGKDLCEILFELEENPKATDDTDKEDQSQIAQVDSDTLNEDIGVKCA, encoded by the exons ATGTCAGGAGACGTAAAACTTGACTCGCATCACTCAACACGCCCACCTCCTATTGCGCTTGGTATTAACGTTGAAAAGGCAAAATTTCCCCAGTATGCTGTCTATTCTAAACGTCTTGAATCATTTGAAGCTTGGCAAGAATACATCCCAGTTGACAAGATTGACCTCGTTGATGCAGGACTGGTATACACTG GTGTCGGTGACAGCGTGAGATGTTACTTCTGTGGAGGTGGATTGAGAAATTGGGAGCGTGGCGATGTTCCTATGGAAGAACATGCAAAATGGTACCCTAAATGTCCCCACATTCTACTGGTCAAAGGGCAAGCTTACGTAGAAAAACTCAGCCGTGGCGAAAAACCGGACGTAGAC GTACACTTTGACACATCTGCGAAACCAAATTTAATAGACAGTATAGCTGCACAAAGTTGTATAGAGATAGGCTACACAGATCATATGGTCCAAAAATCAATCGACATATACACCAACAAATATG GAAAAAACGACTTCAAAGGCAAAGATTTATGTGAAATACTTTTCGAATTAGAAGAAAACCCAAAAGCTACTGATGATACTGACAAAGAAGATCAAAGCCAAATTGCACAGGTTGATAGCGATACATTGAACGAAGATATAG GTGTCAAATGCGCTTGA